In Streptomyces sp. NBC_00433, a single genomic region encodes these proteins:
- a CDS encoding glutamate synthase subunit beta: MADPKGFLTTGRETAPTRPVEERRQDWNEVYVPGGLLPIISKQAGRCMDCGIPFCHNGCPLGNLIPEWNDYAYREDWQAASERLHATNNFPEFTGRLCPAPCESACVLGINQPAVTIKNVEVTIIDKAWDAGDVIPQPPDRLSGKTVAVIGSGPAGLAAAQQLTRAGHTVAVYERADRIGGLLRYGIPEFKMEKRHINRRIEQMRAEGTKFRTGVQIGTDLDAGKLARRYDAVVIAAGATISRDLPVPGRELNGIHYAMEYLPLANKVQEGDFVAPPVTAEGKHVVVIGGGDTGADCVGTAHRQGALSVTQLEIMPRPSDERPAGQPWPTMPAIYKVTSAHEEGGERVYAVNTMKFTGDADGNVSELHLVEVVFEDGRFVPQDGTEKVIPAQLVTLAMGFTGTDQSNGLVDQLGLDLDARGNIARDGGYATNVDGVFVAGDAGRGQSLIVWAIAEGRSAAKAVDAYLTGLPSALHAPIRPTDRPLTV; this comes from the coding sequence ATGGCTGACCCCAAGGGCTTCCTCACCACCGGCCGCGAGACCGCCCCGACGCGCCCGGTCGAGGAGCGCAGGCAGGACTGGAACGAGGTCTACGTCCCCGGCGGGCTGCTGCCGATCATCAGCAAGCAGGCCGGCCGCTGCATGGACTGCGGCATCCCCTTCTGCCACAACGGCTGTCCGCTGGGGAACCTGATCCCCGAGTGGAACGACTACGCCTACCGCGAGGACTGGCAGGCCGCGTCCGAGCGGCTGCACGCCACCAACAACTTCCCGGAATTCACCGGGCGACTGTGCCCGGCGCCCTGCGAGTCCGCGTGCGTGCTCGGCATCAACCAGCCCGCGGTCACCATCAAGAACGTCGAAGTCACCATCATCGACAAGGCCTGGGACGCCGGCGACGTGATCCCGCAGCCGCCCGATCGGCTGTCCGGCAAGACCGTCGCCGTGATCGGCTCGGGCCCCGCGGGCCTGGCCGCCGCCCAGCAGCTCACCCGGGCCGGCCACACCGTCGCGGTCTACGAGCGGGCCGACCGGATCGGCGGACTGCTGCGCTACGGCATCCCCGAGTTCAAGATGGAGAAGCGGCACATCAACCGGCGCATCGAGCAGATGCGCGCGGAGGGCACCAAATTCCGCACCGGTGTCCAGATCGGCACCGACCTGGACGCCGGCAAGCTCGCCAGGCGCTACGACGCTGTCGTCATCGCGGCCGGCGCGACGATATCGCGCGACCTGCCGGTCCCCGGCCGGGAGCTGAACGGCATCCACTACGCGATGGAGTACCTGCCGCTGGCCAACAAGGTGCAGGAGGGCGACTTCGTGGCGCCCCCCGTCACCGCGGAGGGCAAGCACGTCGTCGTCATCGGCGGCGGCGACACCGGCGCGGACTGCGTGGGCACCGCCCACCGCCAGGGCGCGCTGTCGGTCACGCAGCTGGAGATCATGCCGCGCCCCTCCGACGAGCGCCCCGCGGGCCAGCCCTGGCCGACGATGCCGGCGATCTACAAGGTCACCTCGGCCCACGAGGAGGGCGGCGAGCGGGTCTACGCCGTCAACACCATGAAGTTCACCGGCGACGCGGACGGCAACGTCAGCGAACTGCACCTCGTGGAGGTCGTCTTCGAAGACGGCCGCTTCGTCCCGCAGGACGGCACCGAGAAGGTCATCCCGGCGCAGCTGGTGACCCTCGCGATGGGCTTCACCGGCACCGACCAGTCCAACGGCCTGGTCGACCAGCTCGGCCTGGACCTGGACGCCCGCGGTAACATCGCCCGTGACGGCGGCTACGCCACGAACGTCGACGGCGTCTTCGTCGCCGGCGACGCGGGCCGCGGCCAGTCGCTCATCGTGTGGGCCATCGCCGAAGGCCGTTCGGCGGCCAAGGCCGTCGACGCGTACCTCACCGGGTTGCCGTCCGCCCTGCACGCCCCGATCCGCCCCACGGACCGGCCCCTGACCGTCTGA
- the pepN gene encoding aminopeptidase N has product MPVLTHAEAETRARDLTVHHYALDLDLTGGDEEFGSTTVIRFRALRDCDTFAEIRPATLRRAVLDGRDLDPGLLADNRLPLAGLTAGDHELRVEADMPYSRTGEGMHRFTDPEDGEAYVYSQLFMNDMQRVAASFDQPDLKAVFDITVSAPQEWTVLGNGVAARTAPGRWQLATTQPLATYFVAVAAGPWHSVRTEHAGLPFGLHCRRSLGEHLDRDADAILDITRRCFDRYHELFAEPYPYDSYDQAFVPEFNAGAMENPGLVTFREDFVHRSAVTPGEEQFRGVVIAHEMAHMWFGNLVTLRWWDDIWLNESFAEYMGFQVLSEATDFTGTWTDFAVARKAWGYDADQRPSTHPVAPDPAAVPDTASAMNNFDGISYAKGASALRQLVAWLGPKAFTAGLNTHFARHRFGNAALADFLDSLGTATDRDVPAWAAAWLRTSGPDTLTPAVPSGGAEGGWQLEIGHRGNRPHRIEVGLYDRAVGDPGVLVPRDRLTVDIAAGSVTERHELGGPRPDVILLNDGDLTFAKVHFDPESWATLRETLGGLPDPLARAVVWNAARDLVRDGGIAPADYLELAAAHLPGETEPGIVDAVLTFCRGQLADHFLDPALRPAALSTLADTARALLAAGLGSTRLSATRALVDAALSAADAQALRGWYDQGEIPGGSPLDPDLRWRTLLRLAVLGAATPADIDAELERDPSAVGREGATRCRASLPDADAKAAAWEAMFHDDSQSNYLFTANAQGFWHPEHAALTAPYVSRYFADAVPLAARRGTAIAELAGRTAFPSTAVDSETLRLGRACLADPAVLPALSRAVADRLDDLSRHLRIRSA; this is encoded by the coding sequence ATGCCTGTTCTGACCCACGCCGAGGCCGAGACCCGTGCCCGCGACCTGACCGTCCACCACTACGCGCTCGACCTCGACCTGACCGGGGGCGACGAGGAGTTCGGCTCGACCACCGTGATCCGGTTCCGTGCGCTGCGGGACTGCGACACCTTCGCCGAGATCCGGCCCGCCACGCTGCGCCGCGCCGTCCTCGACGGCCGTGACCTCGACCCCGGCCTGCTCGCCGACAACCGGCTCCCGCTGGCAGGCCTGACCGCGGGGGACCACGAGCTGCGGGTCGAGGCGGACATGCCGTACTCGCGCACCGGCGAGGGCATGCACCGCTTCACCGACCCGGAGGACGGCGAGGCGTACGTGTACAGCCAGCTGTTCATGAACGACATGCAGCGCGTCGCCGCCTCCTTCGACCAGCCCGACCTCAAGGCCGTCTTCGACATCACGGTCAGCGCCCCGCAGGAGTGGACCGTCCTCGGCAACGGCGTCGCCGCCAGGACCGCACCCGGCCGCTGGCAGCTCGCCACCACCCAGCCGCTGGCCACCTACTTCGTCGCGGTGGCAGCCGGGCCCTGGCACTCGGTGCGCACCGAGCACGCCGGGCTGCCGTTCGGCCTGCACTGCCGCCGCTCGCTCGGCGAGCACCTGGACCGCGACGCCGACGCGATCCTCGACATCACCCGGCGCTGCTTCGACCGCTACCACGAGCTGTTCGCAGAGCCGTACCCCTACGACTCCTACGACCAGGCCTTCGTGCCCGAATTCAACGCCGGCGCGATGGAGAACCCCGGCCTGGTCACCTTCCGCGAGGACTTCGTCCACCGGTCGGCCGTCACACCCGGCGAGGAGCAGTTCCGCGGGGTCGTCATCGCCCACGAGATGGCCCACATGTGGTTCGGCAACCTCGTCACACTGCGCTGGTGGGACGACATCTGGCTGAACGAGTCCTTCGCCGAGTACATGGGCTTCCAGGTGCTGTCCGAGGCCACCGACTTCACCGGCACGTGGACGGACTTCGCGGTCGCCCGCAAGGCCTGGGGCTACGACGCCGACCAGCGCCCCTCCACCCACCCCGTCGCCCCCGACCCGGCGGCGGTGCCGGACACCGCGTCCGCGATGAACAACTTCGACGGGATCTCCTACGCCAAGGGCGCCTCCGCGCTGCGCCAACTCGTCGCCTGGCTCGGCCCCAAGGCCTTCACCGCCGGGCTCAACACGCACTTCGCCCGGCACCGCTTCGGCAATGCCGCGCTCGCCGACTTCCTCGACTCCCTCGGTACGGCCACCGACCGGGACGTCCCCGCCTGGGCGGCGGCCTGGCTGCGCACCTCGGGCCCGGACACCCTGACGCCCGCGGTGCCGTCCGGCGGCGCCGAAGGCGGCTGGCAGCTGGAGATCGGCCACCGCGGCAACCGCCCGCACCGGATCGAGGTCGGCCTCTACGACCGGGCCGTCGGCGACCCCGGCGTCCTCGTGCCGCGCGACCGGCTCACCGTCGACATCGCCGCGGGCTCGGTCACCGAGCGGCACGAGCTGGGCGGGCCGCGGCCCGACGTGATCCTGCTCAACGACGGCGACCTGACCTTCGCCAAGGTCCACTTCGACCCGGAGTCCTGGGCGACCCTGCGCGAGACCCTCGGCGGGCTGCCCGACCCGCTCGCCCGTGCGGTCGTCTGGAACGCGGCACGCGACCTCGTACGCGACGGCGGCATCGCGCCCGCCGACTACCTGGAACTGGCCGCCGCGCACCTGCCGGGCGAGACCGAGCCGGGCATCGTCGACGCCGTCCTCACCTTCTGCCGCGGCCAGCTCGCCGACCACTTCCTCGACCCGGCGCTGCGCCCGGCCGCGCTGAGCACTCTCGCGGACACCGCACGCGCGCTGCTCGCCGCCGGCCTCGGCTCCACCCGGCTCAGCGCCACCCGCGCGCTGGTCGACGCGGCCCTGTCCGCCGCCGACGCGCAGGCGCTGCGCGGCTGGTACGACCAGGGGGAGATCCCCGGGGGCTCGCCCCTGGACCCCGACCTGCGCTGGCGGACGCTGCTGCGGCTCGCGGTGCTCGGCGCGGCCACCCCCGCCGACATCGACGCGGAGCTGGAGCGGGACCCGAGCGCCGTCGGGCGGGAGGGCGCGACCAGGTGCCGGGCGTCGCTGCCGGACGCCGACGCCAAGGCGGCCGCGTGGGAGGCGATGTTCCACGACGACTCGCAGTCGAACTACCTCTTCACGGCCAATGCGCAGGGTTTCTGGCATCCCGAACACGCGGCGCTCACCGCGCCGTACGTGTCGCGGTACTTCGCCGACGCCGTGCCGCTCGCCGCTCGGCGCGGCACCGCGATCGCCGAGCTCGCCGGGCGGACGGCCTTCCCGTCCACCGCCGTCGACTCCGAGACGCTGCGGCTGGGCCGCGCCTGCCTCGCCGATCCGGCCGTCCTTCCGGCCCTGTCCCGCGCCGTCGCCGACCGCCTCGACGACCTCTCCCGCCACCTCCGCATCCGCTCGGCCTGA
- a CDS encoding aminotransferase class V-fold PLP-dependent enzyme: MPGLAGGRQGPAELRPLVETVLSALEEGAAARGGPLPAGGPKETARRVAGALGRPLPSQGTGAHEALHTLVRELARGAADPADPYCAAHLHCPPLALAAAAELAAASLNPSLDSWDQAPAATEIEARATAALAAVVYPDLPAPDALITTGGTESNQLALLLARERAAGGPRVQVVCGANAHHSVQRAAWLLGLPRPVVVDTPAGVLDPDHADAALDELPGRALLVATAGTTDTGAIDPLPQLAQAAARHGAELHVDAAYGGPLLFSRHEAGKLDGLQSAVSVTFDLHKLGWQPVAAGLLAVPDGAALRPLGHQADYLNATDDTEAGLPDLLGRSLRTTRRPDVLKIAVTLRALGREGLGALVDAVCGHAHQLAAAVERHPALDLHAPPEISTVLFRPTGADDEQVAALRRELMYEGRAVLGRASADGRLWLKATLLNPHIRPQDLDALLRLVTDAQARQSQAAR; this comes from the coding sequence ATGCCCGGCCTGGCGGGCGGCCGGCAAGGGCCGGCGGAACTGCGGCCCCTGGTCGAGACGGTGCTGAGCGCGCTGGAGGAGGGCGCCGCAGCCCGCGGGGGGCCGCTGCCGGCGGGCGGCCCCAAGGAGACCGCCAGACGCGTCGCCGGCGCCCTGGGCAGGCCGCTGCCGAGCCAGGGCACCGGCGCCCACGAGGCGCTGCACACCCTCGTACGGGAGCTGGCGCGGGGCGCCGCGGACCCGGCGGACCCCTACTGCGCAGCCCATCTGCACTGCCCGCCGCTGGCCCTGGCCGCGGCGGCGGAACTGGCCGCGGCCTCGCTCAACCCGTCCCTGGACTCCTGGGACCAGGCACCCGCCGCCACCGAGATCGAGGCGCGGGCCACGGCGGCGCTGGCGGCGGTGGTCTACCCGGACCTGCCGGCCCCCGACGCGCTGATCACGACCGGCGGGACGGAGTCCAACCAGCTCGCCCTGCTGCTGGCCAGGGAGAGGGCGGCCGGAGGGCCGCGCGTGCAGGTGGTGTGCGGGGCGAACGCGCATCACAGCGTGCAGCGCGCCGCGTGGCTGCTCGGCCTGCCGCGACCGGTCGTCGTGGACACCCCCGCGGGCGTGCTCGACCCGGACCACGCGGACGCCGCCCTGGACGAACTCCCGGGCCGCGCGCTGCTCGTGGCGACCGCGGGCACCACGGACACCGGCGCGATCGACCCGCTGCCGCAACTGGCGCAGGCCGCCGCCCGGCACGGCGCCGAACTGCACGTGGACGCGGCCTACGGCGGCCCGCTGCTCTTCAGCCGGCACGAGGCAGGCAAGCTCGACGGGCTGCAGTCAGCCGTGTCCGTCACCTTCGACCTGCACAAGCTCGGCTGGCAGCCGGTCGCGGCCGGCCTGCTGGCCGTGCCCGACGGCGCCGCGCTGCGCCCGCTCGGGCACCAGGCGGACTACCTCAACGCCACCGACGACACCGAGGCCGGGCTGCCCGATCTGCTGGGGCGCTCGCTGCGCACCACCCGCAGGCCCGACGTGCTGAAGATCGCCGTCACCCTGCGGGCGCTGGGCCGCGAGGGGCTGGGCGCGCTGGTGGACGCGGTGTGCGGGCACGCGCACCAGCTGGCCGCGGCGGTCGAGCGGCACCCGGCGCTCGACCTGCACGCGCCGCCGGAGATCAGCACCGTGCTGTTCCGTCCCACGGGCGCCGACGACGAGCAGGTGGCGGCGCTGCGGCGGGAGCTGATGTACGAGGGGCGGGCGGTGCTCGGGCGCGCGTCGGCGGACGGCCGGCTGTGGCTCAAGGCGACGCTGCTCAACCCGCACATCCGCCCGCAGGACCTCGACGCCCTGCTCAGGCTGGTGACCGACGCGCAGGCCAGGCAGAGCCAGGCGGCGCGGTGA
- a CDS encoding SidA/IucD/PvdA family monooxygenase: protein MNAPTVPEKVPEKDQDQEPDPEAAKPQEQVPFDLLGVGIGPFNLSLAALADAVPDLTAAFYDQRQDFQWHPGLLIDGATLQVPFLADLVTLADPASRWSFLNFLKARERLFPFYFSERFHVHRAEYDAYCRWVAGALPSTRFGQQVDTVRWDAAAGHFEVDHTRLDVHGEAEALGRTYARHLVLGIGTAPFVPEPLRPLAEAPAVPVVHSADYLPQRERLLAAEHITVIGSGQSGAEVFLDLLRSRPAGREAITWLARTPAFAPMEYSRLGLEHFTPDYTRYFHGLPEPVRDRLVPGQWQLHKGIDTETITAIHDELYRRTLDGGWPDAVLTPGVSVRTAGRIGTTGVELHLEHADQGTRTRMVTSAVVLATGYRERPLDHLLGPLDPYVLRDSAGRPRIDARHRLGLDRRITGRIYVQNAERHTHGVGAPDLGLAAWRSAVILNDLTGLLTGAEHYPLPARTAFTTFGLDGAGACDVPTRTAALRRG from the coding sequence ATGAACGCCCCGACCGTACCGGAGAAGGTGCCGGAAAAGGACCAGGACCAGGAGCCGGACCCGGAGGCCGCGAAGCCGCAGGAGCAGGTGCCGTTCGACCTGCTGGGCGTCGGCATCGGCCCTTTCAACCTGTCGCTGGCCGCACTCGCCGACGCCGTACCCGACCTGACCGCCGCCTTCTACGACCAGCGGCAGGACTTCCAGTGGCACCCCGGGCTGCTGATCGACGGCGCGACCTTGCAGGTGCCCTTCCTCGCCGACCTGGTGACCCTCGCCGACCCGGCGAGCCGCTGGTCGTTCCTGAACTTCCTCAAGGCCCGCGAGCGGCTCTTCCCGTTCTACTTCTCCGAGCGCTTCCATGTGCACCGGGCCGAATACGACGCCTACTGCCGCTGGGTCGCCGGCGCGCTGCCGTCCACGCGCTTCGGGCAGCAGGTCGACACCGTCCGCTGGGACGCGGCGGCCGGCCACTTCGAGGTCGACCACACCCGGCTCGACGTGCACGGCGAGGCCGAGGCGCTGGGCCGTACGTACGCCAGGCACCTGGTGCTGGGCATCGGCACGGCCCCCTTCGTGCCCGAGCCGCTGCGGCCGCTCGCCGAGGCGCCGGCCGTACCCGTGGTGCACTCCGCGGACTACCTGCCGCAGCGGGAGCGGCTGCTGGCCGCCGAGCACATCACCGTGATCGGCTCGGGCCAGTCCGGCGCCGAGGTCTTCCTCGACCTGCTGCGGTCCCGGCCTGCGGGCCGGGAGGCGATCACCTGGCTGGCGCGCACCCCGGCCTTCGCGCCGATGGAGTACAGCCGGCTCGGCCTCGAACACTTCACGCCCGACTACACCCGCTACTTCCACGGCCTGCCCGAGCCGGTGCGGGACCGGCTGGTGCCCGGCCAGTGGCAGCTACACAAGGGCATCGACACCGAGACCATCACCGCGATCCACGACGAGCTGTACCGCCGCACCCTGGACGGCGGTTGGCCGGACGCGGTGCTGACCCCCGGGGTGAGCGTGCGCACCGCCGGCCGGATCGGCACCACCGGCGTCGAACTGCACCTGGAGCACGCCGACCAGGGCACCCGCACCCGGATGGTGACCAGCGCGGTGGTGCTCGCCACCGGTTACCGCGAGCGCCCGCTCGACCATCTGCTTGGGCCGCTGGACCCTTACGTGCTGCGGGACTCGGCGGGCCGGCCGCGGATCGACGCACGGCACCGGCTCGGACTCGACCGGCGGATCACCGGCCGGATCTACGTCCAGAACGCCGAACGCCACACCCATGGCGTCGGCGCCCCGGACCTCGGCCTCGCCGCCTGGCGGTCCGCGGTGATCCTCAACGACCTGACGGGGCTGCTGACCGGCGCGGAGCACTATCCGCTGCCGGCCAGGACAGCCTTCACCACCTTCGGCCTCGACGGCGCGGGCGCCTGCGACGTGCCTACGAGAACAGCGGCACTCCGGCGCGGGTGA
- a CDS encoding 5'-nucleotidase C-terminal domain-containing protein: protein MPLNRRDFINRSAATGAGVALAGTAGAVAAAGPAQAAEQHHGHGHQPKTFSLRVLGTTDLHGHALNWDYFTNAEYDDATHNDVGLAKIATLVEQARAEKGHDRTLLIDAGDIIQGTQLSYYFARVEPITGARRGPQHPMALAMNHMKYDAAALGNHEFNYGIPLLRAFQDQCDFPLLAANAVDAKTLKPAFPPYLVKEIEVHGGRPVKVGVLGLTNPGIAVWDKANVQGKMAFPGLVEQAKVYVPKLRALGCDVVICTDHSGLDGTTSYGDAVPYPENASSQVAAQVPGIDAILVGHTHVERPQTLVVNEQTGRTVVLSEPLYWGMRLSVFDIDLAFEHGRWHVSSVKAEVRNANTVAEDPQVAKLVRTEHQKVVDYVNQVVGTCTVAMSAAEATYKDTPIIDFLNLVQSDTVKAALAGTSYASLPVLSEASPFSRTAAIPAGQVSLRDVAGLYVYENTLEAKLLTGAQVKDYLEWSAAYFVQTAPDAPVDVTKITNANNTPDFSYDVLSGVSYDIDISQPAGSRIVNLTAGGAPVDPAAQFVLAVNNYRSSGGSNYPHVATAPKVWSSSDEIRNTIIAWVQAHGTIDPATFGGDQWRLTRAGVPLFS from the coding sequence ATGCCGCTCAACCGCAGGGACTTCATCAACCGCTCGGCCGCCACCGGCGCCGGCGTGGCGCTGGCGGGCACCGCGGGCGCGGTCGCCGCGGCCGGTCCCGCGCAGGCCGCCGAGCAGCACCACGGGCACGGCCACCAGCCCAAGACCTTCAGCCTGCGCGTGCTCGGCACCACCGACCTGCACGGCCACGCCCTGAACTGGGACTACTTCACCAACGCCGAATACGACGACGCCACCCACAACGACGTCGGCCTGGCCAAGATCGCCACCCTGGTCGAGCAGGCCCGCGCCGAGAAGGGCCACGACCGCACGCTGCTGATCGACGCGGGCGACATCATCCAGGGCACCCAGCTGTCGTACTACTTCGCCCGGGTCGAGCCGATCACCGGCGCCCGGCGCGGCCCGCAGCACCCGATGGCGCTGGCCATGAACCACATGAAGTACGACGCGGCGGCGCTGGGCAACCACGAGTTCAACTACGGCATCCCGCTGCTGCGCGCCTTCCAGGACCAGTGCGACTTCCCGCTGCTGGCCGCGAACGCCGTCGACGCCAAGACCCTCAAGCCCGCCTTCCCCCCCTACCTGGTCAAGGAGATCGAGGTGCACGGCGGCCGCCCGGTCAAGGTCGGCGTCCTCGGCCTGACCAACCCCGGCATCGCGGTGTGGGACAAGGCCAACGTGCAGGGCAAGATGGCCTTCCCCGGCCTGGTCGAGCAGGCGAAGGTCTACGTGCCGAAGCTGCGCGCCCTCGGCTGCGACGTGGTGATCTGCACCGACCACTCGGGCCTTGACGGCACCACCTCCTACGGCGACGCGGTGCCCTACCCGGAGAACGCGTCCTCGCAGGTCGCCGCCCAGGTGCCCGGCATCGACGCGATCCTGGTCGGCCACACCCACGTCGAGCGCCCGCAGACGCTGGTCGTCAACGAGCAGACCGGCAGGACCGTGGTGCTCTCCGAGCCGCTGTACTGGGGCATGCGGCTGTCGGTCTTCGACATCGACCTGGCCTTCGAGCACGGCCGCTGGCACGTCTCCTCGGTGAAGGCCGAGGTGCGCAACGCCAACACCGTCGCCGAGGACCCGCAGGTCGCCAAGCTGGTGCGCACCGAGCACCAGAAGGTCGTGGACTACGTCAACCAGGTCGTCGGCACCTGCACGGTGGCGATGTCGGCGGCGGAGGCCACGTACAAGGACACCCCGATCATCGACTTCCTCAACCTGGTGCAGTCCGACACGGTGAAGGCGGCGCTGGCCGGCACCTCGTACGCGTCGCTGCCGGTGCTGTCCGAGGCGTCGCCCTTCTCGCGGACCGCCGCGATCCCCGCCGGACAGGTCTCGCTGCGCGACGTGGCCGGGCTCTACGTCTACGAGAACACCCTGGAGGCCAAGCTCCTCACCGGCGCCCAGGTCAAGGACTACCTGGAGTGGTCGGCGGCCTACTTCGTGCAGACCGCGCCGGACGCCCCGGTCGACGTCACGAAGATCACCAACGCCAACAACACCCCCGACTTCAGCTACGACGTGCTCAGCGGGGTCTCGTACGACATCGACATCTCGCAGCCGGCCGGCTCGCGGATCGTCAACCTCACCGCGGGCGGCGCCCCGGTCGACCCGGCCGCGCAGTTCGTGCTCGCGGTGAACAACTACCGCTCCAGCGGCGGCAGCAACTACCCGCACGTGGCCACCGCGCCGAAGGTGTGGTCCAGCTCCGACGAGATCCGCAACACCATCATCGCCTGGGTGCAGGCGCACGGCACGATCGACCCGGCGACCTTCGGCGGCGACCAGTGGCGGCTCACCCGCGCCGGAGTGCCGCTGTTCTCGTAG
- the pyk gene encoding pyruvate kinase: protein MRRAKIVCTLGPATDSYDQIKALVEAGMDVARLNLSHGSYAEHEDRYRRVRKASDETGRSVGILVDLQGPKIRLGRFAEGPVLLERGDEFTITADDIQGDQQICGTTYKGLPADVARGERILVDDGRVTLEVTDVEGPRVHTMCIEGGMVSDNKGLNLPGVAVSVPALSEKDIRDLRWGLRTGADVIALSFVRSARDVDDVLRIMAEEGRRVPVIAKIEKPQAVDNLEEIVDAFDGIMVARGDLGVEMPLEAVPMVQKRAITLAKRNAKPVIVATQMLESMIDNSRPTRAEASDVANAVMDGTDAVMLSGETSVGKYPIETVKTMSRIVAAAEESVLTAGLPPLTELNKPRTQGGAVARAAAEMGDFLEARFLVAFTQSGDTVRRLSRYRSPIPVLAFTPEPATRSQLNLTWGVETFLGPMVQTTDEMVQQVDEELLRIGRCKKGDVVIITAGSPPGMPGTTNMVRVHHIGEDDAPHA, encoded by the coding sequence ATGCGCCGAGCCAAAATTGTCTGCACACTGGGTCCCGCCACCGACTCCTACGACCAGATCAAGGCACTGGTCGAAGCCGGCATGGACGTGGCACGCCTGAATCTGAGCCATGGAAGTTACGCCGAGCACGAGGACCGCTACCGACGGGTGCGCAAGGCGTCCGACGAGACCGGCCGCAGCGTCGGCATCCTGGTCGACCTTCAGGGCCCGAAGATCAGGCTCGGCCGTTTCGCCGAAGGACCGGTACTGCTTGAACGCGGTGACGAGTTCACCATCACCGCGGACGACATCCAGGGTGACCAGCAGATCTGCGGCACCACCTACAAGGGGCTCCCCGCCGACGTGGCGCGCGGCGAGCGCATCCTGGTGGACGACGGCCGGGTCACCCTGGAGGTGACCGACGTGGAGGGGCCGCGGGTGCACACCATGTGCATCGAGGGCGGCATGGTCTCCGACAACAAGGGCCTGAACCTGCCGGGTGTCGCGGTCTCCGTGCCCGCGCTGTCCGAGAAGGACATCCGCGACCTGCGCTGGGGCCTGCGCACCGGCGCCGACGTGATCGCGCTGTCCTTCGTCCGCTCGGCCCGGGACGTCGACGACGTCCTGCGGATCATGGCGGAGGAGGGCCGCAGGGTCCCGGTGATCGCCAAGATCGAGAAGCCGCAGGCGGTCGACAACCTCGAAGAGATCGTTGACGCCTTCGACGGCATCATGGTCGCCCGCGGCGACCTGGGTGTGGAGATGCCCCTCGAAGCGGTCCCGATGGTGCAGAAGCGCGCCATCACACTCGCCAAGCGCAATGCCAAGCCGGTCATCGTCGCGACCCAGATGCTGGAGTCGATGATCGACAACTCCCGTCCCACCCGCGCGGAGGCCAGCGACGTGGCCAACGCGGTGATGGACGGCACCGACGCGGTCATGCTGTCCGGTGAGACCAGTGTCGGCAAGTATCCGATCGAGACGGTCAAGACGATGTCGCGGATCGTGGCCGCGGCCGAGGAGAGCGTCCTCACCGCCGGGCTGCCGCCGCTGACCGAGCTGAACAAGCCGCGCACCCAGGGCGGCGCGGTGGCCAGGGCCGCCGCCGAGATGGGCGACTTCCTCGAAGCCCGCTTCCTGGTCGCCTTCACCCAGTCCGGCGACACCGTCCGCCGGCTGTCCCGCTACCGCTCGCCGATCCCGGTGCTGGCCTTCACCCCGGAGCCGGCCACCCGCTCGCAGCTGAACCTGACCTGGGGCGTGGAGACCTTCCTCGGCCCGATGGTGCAGACGACCGACGAGATGGTCCAGCAGGTCGACGAGGAGCTGCTGCGGATCGGCCGCTGCAAGAAGGGCGACGTCGTCATCATCACGGCGGGCTCGCCGCCCGGTATGCCGGGCACCACCAACATGGTCCGGGTCCACCACATCGGCGAGGACGACGCGCCGCACGCGTAG